CAATGATTTTGGAGGAAATAGTATATTAAAAAATTTTTCAAAAAAAATTTTTCAAAGTCATTCTTGTAATTCAATTTCTCTAAAAAAATTCAATTGCCATTTTTGTGTTGATTGAGCCGTTGTATTTAAATTTGCGCACCAAGGCGGATAAAATCGCATGGACATTTTACCTTTGCTGTTTTTTGTCGAGAGAATTTTTTTACGAATAGCAACTTCGTTTGGAATAATAAATAGCCCCTTTTTATCATTATCGATGACAACTATAATAAGTTCAGTTCCCAAATCTTCATTGGTATAAGGAATGTTCATGTTATTTGTGTCTTTTTTCCAAAAAACTGTAAAATATCCTTCTTTTTTCGGTGTTCTTTTTGCTAAGCGGCATCTTTTATATCCTTGCTCATCCTTTATTTTGATAAGAATACCTTCATATTTTTCATTCCACTTTTCTTTAATGAACTCAAAATCACCATAAAACTCATATAGGACATCTAGTATTTTCATTATGATGTTTGTCCTCCCTTATCAAAATCAACAAAATATTCTTGATATGCGTTTTACATAATAAAAATTATGTAATGAATTTTTAGACTACAACAACAAATCTTTGACTTTCCCAATTTCACTTTTTGGAATAACAAGGTGAATCATATCACCGAGATACATTCTGGTTGAGCCGTTAACTGTTTGGCTCTTGCCATTATGAACTTGGGTGGTGATGAGTACGTTATGTGGCAAGTTGAGTTCGTGTACTTGTTTTCCTGCTATTTTATCTGAAACAGGGATTTCAATGAGGGTGACTTCTCCTTCATCTGACGCCTCTTCTGGTAGCATTTTTTCCAACATAGCCTCATAAACTGGCGCACCTTTAAGTAAGTCCATGATGATGTAGGCAACTAGGGTTACTAATCCAAGTGGCATAAGGTTGCGAATATCTCCTACCATCTCAGTTACGAGTATCATAGCAGTTAAGGGAGCCTTGGATATCGCTCCAAAATAGCCACTCATTCCCAGAATGACAAATATAGGGAATTGCTCCTGACTGACAAGTCCAAGATTGACACAAATAACACCAACTAGAGCTCCCAGTAAGGAGCCAAGCGCTAAAATTGGTAGGAAAATTCCTCCTGGAAGGCCACTTCCATAACTAATCATGCTCCAAACAAAGCGAATCAAAAAGTACGCTAATAGAACTTGAAAACTAAAATCTTGCTCAGTTAAGGAAAGAACCAGCTGATTTCCACCACCAAGGATTTGGGGTAAGAAGATTCCGACTGGTATGATGAGAATAAAAGCTAGAATTGGATAATAAGCTCTATCCAAACGGATTTTTTTACCAATCCAATCATAAACTCTGCCGACGTTGAGTACAGCTTTTTCATAGAGAAAACCAGAAAGTCCAAGAAAAACTCCCATAAGGAGGTAAATCCAATACTGATCTAGGGTCATGAGTGGGATATTGTCTGGCATATCCAGTACGGGTGTTAGGCCAAATATGAGCAGAGAAACAAAGTTTGCTACGAGACTAGCCGCTAGAGTTGAGACCCAGAAAAAGCGCGAAAAATGGTGATAGACTTCTTCTACAACAAAGAGAAGTCCTGCAATGGGAGCATTAAATGCAGCGGCTAATCCTGCTGCAGCTCCACTCGCAATCAAGGATCGTTCCTCTACTGGACTGGATTTAAGCCACTTGGCAATTCCTTTACCACCGACCGCTCCGAGTTGAATGCTTGGTCCTTCACGCCCTAGCATAAGGCCACTAGCAATAGCAAGAATTCCTAGAATATATTTTTTCCAAAGAACTCCCCACCAGTTGAGAGTCATCAATCCCTTTAATTCGGCTTCGACTTGAGGAATTCCTGAGCCTTTGATATCTTTTTCTGACCGAGTTAATTTCGCACTGAGCCAACAAACTATTAAATAAAATAGACCAATGATAAAAAGATTGCGCACTAGGTGCGCTTGTTCTTGATAAAGTCCTTGTATCAGGTGGAAGCCTTTTTCAATTAAGAAACGAAAGGATCCAACGATTATCCCAACGACAAGACCGACAATGATTCCTCGTCCAACTTGGGATAATATGGTGCTTGAGGCAAAGGCAAATTCTTTCTTGGAACTTAGTGTTTCTGACTGTTCCTCCATAATCATTCCTTCTAACTTAACTTTCTTTTTCTCCTGAAACCAGCGATTTAATGGGTTCAAAGCTGGTTCGGTGAATTGGGGTAACTCCTAGTTTATCCAGTCCTTCCAGGTGTTTAGCTGTTCCATATCCTGCATTAGTAGCGAAATCATAGCCAGGGAACTGCTGATCGTAGTCCTTCATCAATTCATCACGTGTCACCTTGGCTACTATAGAAGCTGCTGCAATTGAAAGGGAATTAGCATCTCCTTTGATGATAGATGTTTGTGAAATTGGTAAATCCAGTTTCATGGCATCTATCAAAAGGTGCTCAGGTTGAGGACTGAGCTGGGAGATTGCTTCCTTCATAGCTAGTTTGGTTGCTTCATAGATATTGACTTGGTCAATGACCTGATTATCCATGATACCAATGCCGATTGACAAGGCTTGATCTTGAACGGCTTGATAAATTTCTAGATGTTTCTTTTTAGGAATTTTCTTGCTGTCGTTGAGACCTTTAATTTTACAATTTTGAGGTAAAATAACGGCTGCAGCAACTACTGGCCCAGCCAGAGGACCTCGGCCGACCTCATCAACACCAGCAATTAAGGTCAATCCTTGCTTATAAAGTTCTTTTTCATAAGAAAGCATGGATTCCAAGCGCAAATTTTCATCTAATTCAGCTTGAATGGCTTTTTTACGCTTGCTGATTTCCTTTTGAACTCCAGAACGATTATCCTGCTCGAGTTCTAAAAAAATAGGGTTTTCTAACTCCTTGACCGTAGCAAGGAGTTCTTTGATTTCTTTAATCGTCGCCATCGAGGTCTTCCAATGTATCTAAGGTATAGTTACCGAGTTTGCCATCGCGGACTTCCTTCACGAAGAGACTGTAAAAGCGGTCATAGTCATCACGGAAACCGAGGGCACGGGTCATGTCCATAATAATAACAGGCGCTTCTTCCTCAATTTTCATTCGTTTGAAGCGTTCAGCCAGCTTTTCTGGATAATGTTCTTTGAAATAATTGAGACCAAAAATAGTTACCTCATCCATAGGAAGCAACTGGTCTTTAATAGCTCCAGTCAAGGCCAACTTAAGCGCAACAGTTTCATCCTCAAACTTAGGCCAAAGAATCCCCGGTGTGTCTAGGATTTCAAGGTCCTTATTAGTTTTGAGCCATTGTTGTCCCTTGGTAACCCCTGGTTTATTGCCGACAACGGCAATTTTCTTACCAGCTAAACGGTTCATGAGAGTTGATTTACCAGCATTTGGAATCCCAATAATCATGGTACGCAAGGTTTCAATCTGAATTCCACGTTCTTTTTGGCGAGCAATCTTATCAGCCATGAGTTTTTTTGCCGCATCTGTTACAACTTTTACAGTCACTTGCTCTTTGGAGTTGATAGCCAGAGTCTGGATTCCTTGTGATTCAAAATACTGACGCCATTCTTTGGTCATTGCTGGATCGGCCAAGTCTGCTTTGTTTAAAATCAAGAGTTTTGGTTTGTCACCAACAATTTTTGCCAACATAGGATTTTGACTAGATAGAGGTAAGCGTGCATCCACCAAAATCGTCACAAAATCAACAAATTTTAAATTTTCCTGAACCTGTCGACGTGCTTTAGACATGTGACCAGGAAACCATTGAATAGTAGCCATTGAGTTTTTTTCCTTTCGTAGCAAGGGTTTAGAGCCCCTATTTTATTTTACTATTGTCTAAACACCAAGCGAACACCAAAACTACCATGCAATGGAAAAACCTCTGATTTGATTCTCACTTGATTTCACAATCTTTATATCAAACTGTGGGTGGTATTTGACAATATCTTTTTTGATTTTTAATAGTAAATTTGAAACAATATTTTTAGGTGAGTAACGTGGACTAAGATGTAACAAGTCTTTGAACTCATCAACACTTAATTCTACTTTATTGCTATTATCACTAGTTTCAATGAATTTTTCAATCATTCTGGAATATTTACAGGTATAACTTTTCAATTCTTCAAAATGGAAATTGTGATTTTCTACAAATTGATTTAAGGCTTTTACAGTATTTTCTTGTGAACGATTTATATTATGTGTATAGCCCATTGTTGTCTCAAAGTTAGCGTGTCCTACTCTAGTCATAATATCTTTCACTGCTATGTGCATCTCATTACTTTGAAGGTAACTAATATGCATATGCCTAAACGAATGGGGAGTAACATGTTTTACCCACTTAAAACCATAGTCACTTAAACAATTTGTCAATAATTTTCCTTCTATTCGTTTCAAAATTTGACGAAAAGTGCTTGATGTTATTGGAGAGCCGTATTCTGTTCTAAATACACTTTCAGAATGTGTAAAAGCAGGACAGGGATGTTTCTCCATATAAGCATCAAACTCTTTATTTCTCTGTATTGCCCTTTTAATAGCTTCGCTTGCAGCTTCAGGCAAAGCTACTTCTCTAATTGAATTGAGTGTTTTAGTTGTATCAAAATGAAATTGCTCAACTTTTAAACAATGATATTGAAGTGCCTTATCAATATGCAAGATTCCTTTTTCAAAATCAATATCTGATGGTAAAAATGCTGCTTCACTAATTCGAATACCTGTAAGCAACAATACTATAGCAAGATCATAATAGTTTGCATTTCTGCATTGGCGTAATACATCAAAAAATGCATGTAATTCATGGATTTCTAGAAATTTAGAATCATGTCTTTCTTTTGCTTTACGTCTTTTTTCTAGTGAAATATCTAGTTTTACCGCAGTCATTGGAGAAAACTTAATGACATTATATAACACACCATGATTAAAAATCTTATTACAAGTACTTTTTATATGAGTCATTGTTGAAGGCGATGCATCATACATTTCTAAATATTTATTGAGACTATTTTTCATCAGAAGTGGAGTAATCCTGTCTAACAAAAAATCATCTCCTATAATTTTCCCAAGACGCTTTATAACCAGTAGTTCTCTCTGAATTGTTTGTGGTTTAACAGAGACACACCAAGTCTGAAACCAATTTTCTTTTAACTCTCCAAATGTTGTAATCAGTTCAGGGCTAAATTGACTTTCAAATGAAGTAGTTAGTCTATCTATTTTATCAAGAACCTCTCTTTCAGCTTGTTTCCTCGCCCTACTAGTATTCTTAGTATAACTTACAGTTACTGATTTCCACTTTCCTGTTAGTGGATCTTTGTACTTTTCAACCACTTGATATAAGGGTTGCCCTTTTGAATTTGTTTTAGTTACATAATACATAATTTAATTCCTCTTAACTCTTAAAAAGAAATAAATCATTGTTGTATAGAATAAATAACTACCCTATATTATACCATGACTTCCTTATTTTGTCCGCTTTTGCTTCCATCTTAAGAAACTTTCAAATCCTTCTAGATTAATGAAAACAAGTTTATGGGTTGGGTTAATTACATACATGGAAAATGATCTGTTTTCTCGCATTTCTTTAATCCATCTGTTTAATGTATATTGATTTAAACCATCCCATCTTTTTAGAATTCCTTTTTTATCAGCCCATTCTGCAATGGAATTTTCGACAGATATATATTTTATATTCATGTCATCATCCTTCCTAAAAAATATTTTCTCCTCCATGGTATGACTGATGAAGTCATCATAAGAATTTCACTTGCTGCTCTTTTACGTTGGCAGCCTGAACGGTCAGAAGTATCATTGTATATCATTTGTATCATGGCATATAAAGTATCGCTCTATTTTATTGATGGTTTTAAAATCGCTCTTATCATGGCGAGCCATTCAAATTTGCTCCACAAATGAGGAAAGTACCATTTTGGACTATTCAATTGTCAATGTGCTTTCTTAACCTACTACTTTTTGGAGTAATGGTCTTCTTTATTATCAACTCGACCTACAAGGTAGTCTAGACTCACCTTATAAAAATCTGCAAGTTTGATAAGGTCATTTATAGAGATTAACCTGCTACCAGCTTCCATTTTAGAATAAGCTGATCTTGTACAATTCAAAACGATTTTCGCAATATATTCTTGTGTCAAATCATCATCTTCACGTAAATCTCTAATCCTTTTCAACATTTGTTGTCTCCTAAAACAAGTATAATATAGTTATTTTCTTATTTTTAAATATGTGACAAATTGGCACATGAAACTATTCTATATATACTTTTTAGGAACCATATACTTATTAGGAAACTGTTTACTCTAAATGTATCTCATTTTCTTCAATAGATTTCATATTTTGTTTTTTCTTATATTTCTTTATTGTTTTATTAAACATTTCAAATAAATTTATTGCTTCTCTATGTTGTTCCTTCAGTGTTTCAATCTTTCCTTTATATCTGTATAAATCCTTCTCTATTGTATCTACTGAACTTTTACCTTGAATACTATTTGCTAAATTGTTAGAACTATTTGTCGTATTATTCAACAATACTTCCTCTAAACTAGTTAAATCATCAATTCTATTTTGGACTTGTTCAATCATATTCTCTAGATATGATATTTGGGCAATGAAATCATTTGTTATATCTTCAAAATCATTCGGACTATTTTCCGCAGATATAAGAAAATCTAATTGTTCTATTTTTTCTTTAATTTTGCTAAGAGGAATTCTTCTATACATATACTGTGGTTCATACTGAAGATTAAATTGTCTAATCAAAGTTTTACCTTTAATAAAGCGATTTTTTTCTGCTAAATCTTTATGGTATACATAGTAAGAACTAGTTTCTCTGATAAATACTTTAACTTTTTCCTCTTCCATATTGATCTGAATATTTGGTACAAAAATAAGTCCTTCTTGTCGGATGCCAAACTGTACCTTAATGTACATTCCATCGTCCACTACTTCTTCTATTTGATTAAGATTCAACTCTACCTCAAACTCATGAACTGCATCCCTATTTCTCTTGAAATCTTGATAGGATTTCCATACCACCTCTTCTGTCGGCAACTCTTTTTCTTTAATTAGCTTTTCTTCATTGTAAACTTCAACTAAATTTTTAGTATCTAAGACAACAGTTTCATTTTTGTTATTAAAATAGTCTTGAAAATAACTAACACTATACCGATTCGTTTTTACCAATTCCTGCTCTGAAAGCTTAATCCCATCAAATTCAAATAGAACATGTTTTTCTTTCGGAATTATTTTTAATCCAAAAAATTCTGCTCGTTGAATCAATTCATTCATATTCTTCATTTTCGGAAGCAAAAATTCTAAGATGTTTATGATTTCCCTTTGAACAAACTTTTTCTTAAAATAAGTTTCATCATAAGGTTGTTTTCTACTCAATTTACTATCACGTACGACTTGTTTCATATTTGAATCAGTCATAAAAAAAGTAACATGCTTGTGTCTAAAATCAATTTTTAAATGTAAAGCTTTTGCTTTTTTCTTGAAATCTTCAAAATTTTTCGAGTTCTCGATTAGAAAATATACTCGTTGTTTTATTTCATATTTGTAATTTGTTTTGCGATAAACTTCATACTGACGATGCGAATAACGATTTTCTATAATTTTTGCCCCTGCAATTTTTGAAAGACGATCAGAAACCATTCGTAGATTATGTTCTGACTTATAATTCCATAGAAACTTTTTATCAGAATTCTGATCAATTGAATTTAGAATGATGTGATTGTGGATATGATCTTTATCGACATGAGTTGCTACAATGAAACGAAATCTACCTCCTGTCAACTCTTTAACTGTCTCATAACCAATCCGATTGATTTGTTCGGGAGTAAGATGGTCATCTGGAGAAAAGGACTGAATGATGTGATGAGAATGAATTTTTCGTTGATTTACTTCTTGCCTATCATGACGAAATTCATAAAGAGTATCATTACTTAAAAAATTATCATTGTACATCCTCACTAGTTCTTTATAACTAGGAAAATCTAAATAATTTCTCATACCAAAATCTGAAACTAGTGTTAGATTTTTTGTTTTACTTGGATTCAAAATATATTTGATTAGTTTGCTACGATAATTTTTTCCATGAATCGCAAAGTGTTTAGTGATGACCATAAAATTTCCTCAATTTTTCAGATTGAATAAGAAAATCTTTCTCCACTTCTACTATTAACTCTTCTATACCTTTTCTCAACTCATTTAATTCAACTTCCGTTATTAAATTCGAATAATTTATGCTTCTGGCTATTTGATTAATATTATTTCCGATTCGTTTTAATTCAAAAATCAAATCTTGATAACTATTTGTATCAATGGTGATAAAATTCATACCAGGATCTAGTAGAGTTCGTCTAGCATATTCTGAGAATGATAAGCAGTTGCTTTTTGAGATATTTTCATTCAATTTGACTAATTCTAGGTCAGATAAAAAGACTTTTTTTAAATTTGTTCTATATCGGTGCTCCACTCTACTACCTCATGTATTTGTTACGAAAATTTTCACTAAGAAGACTTGTTTTTTCTACTTCTTTAATCAATTCCTGAATACAAGTTAACAAAATAGAAACATGTTCTTGAGTAACCTGATGATTTATTTTAGCAATTATTAATATTTCATAAACATCACGGCTAATTTGTTCCAACTTTTGTTTTTTCCAAAGGTTGAACCATTTTTCCATCTGTTGTTGTCCATCAGACAATAGTAAGCTTTTACGGAGAAAATCAGAAAAATTATCCTCTCCTTTCTCTCTCATTAAATCTAGTATTTGTTTTTCTTCCGTTTCTGTTAAGCGAAATTGTTTCCGAATACTACGTATATCTCTTTTCATATGACTTTTCCTCCTTCATTGATACCTGTACTGACAATGTAAGCTTACAGACACTGTCAGTACATTTTTCAAAATATCTTCAACGTTTTTGTAAGGCTTTGCGAGCTCAGATATTGTGTCCACAATATTCCAAAAATCATATCGCCTGCCATTTCAAACCTCACTGTTCAAAAAACAAACGATATGAAAATGTGGTGGCACGCCCCCAAACCCCCAAGATAAATCTAAATTAAAAAAAGTATAACAAATACTTTTTGATAAAATTATCACAGAAAAAAGAGCCCTATCGGACTCTTACAAACTAAAACAATGTCTCTGATATTCATACTGTCTAATGCCACTACTGTCTTTGTTCATCTTGATAGAAAAAACAAAATAATGGTCACGACCGTCTAAAGATTTGCTTTTGTTAAGTTTAAAATAATGTTTTTGAGACATAGCCATTGTGCGTAAAATGTCATCAGTGATAAATGTTAATGGAATGTCTAGAGCAGAGTACTTGTAAAAATCTGATTCAAACCGTAAATAAGAATCAGAAAAATAATCTAGCTGCAATTTATCGTCATATAATTCTTTACGATTCATGTAATTCCTCACCTTCTATCTGGATACCAAGTATATCTAACCATTCTAATCGAAGAAATCCAATGTCTGATTTTATAGATATAAACTCTTTCCCAATTTCTTTAACAATACCCGATACTACTTTTCTTCTATTTGAGTGCTTAAAAATAAACGTTGCAGGGAATGTATTCGTATAAAGTTGACGAACAAGTAAAACCTTCTCTTCCATTGATAAAGTAATTGAGACATCTTCTTTATTTTTTTCTTCCCAAAGAGAACTTGAATGTTCTGACAAAAAGAATCCCATCCACTTAGCCATCCCACGATCTTGATACTCTCTTGCAAATAAAAACGGCAAATAAGAACGATTCATCATTTTAGCCCATCTAATCCTCCAGCTGAATGACCACCAATGAGTTTACTTCTTGCAATTGTTCTAGAAGCCTGATCCAGGGCATTTCCTTTCAATAGTGAAGTAAAACCAAATTCTGTTCGAATAGCATCGATTGCGGACTGGAGCCTTTCTTCTTTTTCTATTTTTTCAATATCATCAAATAATGAAATCAATCCAAAGGATTCATCTACTAAACCAGAATAGTTAACCGCAACATTCCTAATAGCTCCTGAAGTATATTTAGTGTGAAATAACTTTAAAACGTAGTTTGTCAGTAGTGCTGTTTGATTGGTCGGTTCAATCTTCATTTGAGTATGAATAGATCGTTTCTGTTCCACTTTAGAATATCCTAAGTGTATAGAAACCACAGTCGCTTTTTTACCAGCTCTTCTCAATCTAACTGCAACTTGTTCTGCCATCTCACGAAGTATGATCTCAATATCTCTTTGTTTAATATAATCTCTTGGTAAAACTTGAGAGTTCCCTATCCCTTTTGACTTCGGCTTATAAGGTTTATGAACATTGCTTTCATCAATACCATTAGCGTGAAACCACAACTCTAGTCCCATAATCCCAAGCTCTTTTTTAATCAAGTCAGGATTAGCCTGTGCCAATTCTTTAATCGAAAAGATACTTAGATGATGTAATTTCTTCTCCATTCTATTTCCAATTCCCCAGAAATCTGTCATTTTAGGAATAGCCCATACTTTCTTTTCTATATCCTCATAGGACCAATTAGCTCTCATTGTCGGAGTCTTTTTAGCTTCATTATCTAGTGCTAACTTAGCTAATAAGGGATTGGCATTAGACATGCCTACCGTTGAATAGATTCCTGTTTTTCTCCAAATCTTTTTTTGAATAGCAGCCGAGATAATATCTAATTTATCTTTCCGACTAATACTTTTATCTGGCACAAAATAATTTAATGAACTTGTTAA
Above is a genomic segment from Streptococcus sp. SN-1 containing:
- a CDS encoding SAG1252 family conjugative relaxosome accessory protein, with the translated sequence MKRDIRSIRKQFRLTETEEKQILDLMREKGEDNFSDFLRKSLLLSDGQQQMEKWFNLWKKQKLEQISRDVYEILIIAKINHQVTQEHVSILLTCIQELIKEVEKTSLLSENFRNKYMR
- a CDS encoding Y-family DNA polymerase, yielding MTWFDYSLEPKSDIAFIDMKSFYASVECVDRGLHPLKTSLCVMSRADNSAGLILASSPMFKKVFGKSNVGRSYDLPFDVKTRKFSYYNAKKQGLPTTIDYVRYIEEWAKSTVIVPPRMDTYIAVNMEIQKIFQDFAAPDDIYPYSIDEGFIDLTSSLNYFVPDKSISRKDKLDIISAAIQKKIWRKTGIYSTVGMSNANPLLAKLALDNEAKKTPTMRANWSYEDIEKKVWAIPKMTDFWGIGNRMEKKLHHLSIFSIKELAQANPDLIKKELGIMGLELWFHANGIDESNVHKPYKPKSKGIGNSQVLPRDYIKQRDIEIILREMAEQVAVRLRRAGKKATVVSIHLGYSKVEQKRSIHTQMKIEPTNQTALLTNYVLKLFHTKYTSGAIRNVAVNYSGLVDESFGLISLFDDIEKIEKEERLQSAIDAIRTEFGFTSLLKGNALDQASRTIARSKLIGGHSAGGLDGLK
- the ylqF gene encoding ribosome biogenesis GTPase YlqF → MATIQWFPGHMSKARRQVQENLKFVDFVTILVDARLPLSSQNPMLAKIVGDKPKLLILNKADLADPAMTKEWRQYFESQGIQTLAINSKEQVTVKVVTDAAKKLMADKIARQKERGIQIETLRTMIIGIPNAGKSTLMNRLAGKKIAVVGNKPGVTKGQQWLKTNKDLEILDTPGILWPKFEDETVALKLALTGAIKDQLLPMDEVTIFGLNYFKEHYPEKLAERFKRMKIEEEAPVIIMDMTRALGFRDDYDRFYSLFVKEVRDGKLGNYTLDTLEDLDGDD
- a CDS encoding DUF5960 family protein, which gives rise to MNRKELYDDKLQLDYFSDSYLRFESDFYKYSALDIPLTFITDDILRTMAMSQKHYFKLNKSKSLDGRDHYFVFSIKMNKDSSGIRQYEYQRHCFSL
- a CDS encoding chloride channel protein, translated to MEEQSETLSSKKEFAFASSTILSQVGRGIIVGLVVGIIVGSFRFLIEKGFHLIQGLYQEQAHLVRNLFIIGLFYLIVCWLSAKLTRSEKDIKGSGIPQVEAELKGLMTLNWWGVLWKKYILGILAIASGLMLGREGPSIQLGAVGGKGIAKWLKSSPVEERSLIASGAAAGLAAAFNAPIAGLLFVVEEVYHHFSRFFWVSTLAASLVANFVSLLIFGLTPVLDMPDNIPLMTLDQYWIYLLMGVFLGLSGFLYEKAVLNVGRVYDWIGKKIRLDRAYYPILAFILIIPVGIFLPQILGGGNQLVLSLTEQDFSFQVLLAYFLIRFVWSMISYGSGLPGGIFLPILALGSLLGALVGVICVNLGLVSQEQFPIFVILGMSGYFGAISKAPLTAMILVTEMVGDIRNLMPLGLVTLVAYIIMDLLKGAPVYEAMLEKMLPEEASDEGEVTLIEIPVSDKIAGKQVHELNLPHNVLITTQVHNGKSQTVNGSTRMYLGDMIHLVIPKSEIGKVKDLLL
- a CDS encoding MepB family protein, whose translation is MKILDVLYEFYGDFEFIKEKWNEKYEGILIKIKDEQGYKRCRLAKRTPKKEGYFTVFWKKDTNNMNIPYTNEDLGTELIIVVIDNDKKGLFIIPNEVAIRKKILSTKNSKGKMSMRFYPPWCANLNTTAQSTQKWQLNFFREIELQE
- a CDS encoding helix-turn-helix domain-containing protein; this translates as MLKRIRDLREDDDLTQEYIAKIVLNCTRSAYSKMEAGSRLISINDLIKLADFYKVSLDYLVGRVDNKEDHYSKK
- a CDS encoding ribonuclease HII, translating into MATIKEIKELLATVKELENPIFLELEQDNRSGVQKEISKRKKAIQAELDENLRLESMLSYEKELYKQGLTLIAGVDEVGRGPLAGPVVAAAVILPQNCKIKGLNDSKKIPKKKHLEIYQAVQDQALSIGIGIMDNQVIDQVNIYEATKLAMKEAISQLSPQPEHLLIDAMKLDLPISQTSIIKGDANSLSIAAASIVAKVTRDELMKDYDQQFPGYDFATNAGYGTAKHLEGLDKLGVTPIHRTSFEPIKSLVSGEKES
- a CDS encoding MobC family plasmid mobilization relaxosome protein, coding for MEHRYRTNLKKVFLSDLELVKLNENISKSNCLSFSEYARRTLLDPGMNFITIDTNSYQDLIFELKRIGNNINQIARSINYSNLITEVELNELRKGIEELIVEVEKDFLIQSEKLRKFYGHH
- a CDS encoding SAG1250 family conjugative relaxase encodes the protein MVITKHFAIHGKNYRSKLIKYILNPSKTKNLTLVSDFGMRNYLDFPSYKELVRMYNDNFLSNDTLYEFRHDRQEVNQRKIHSHHIIQSFSPDDHLTPEQINRIGYETVKELTGGRFRFIVATHVDKDHIHNHIILNSIDQNSDKKFLWNYKSEHNLRMVSDRLSKIAGAKIIENRYSHRQYEVYRKTNYKYEIKQRVYFLIENSKNFEDFKKKAKALHLKIDFRHKHVTFFMTDSNMKQVVRDSKLSRKQPYDETYFKKKFVQREIINILEFLLPKMKNMNELIQRAEFFGLKIIPKEKHVLFEFDGIKLSEQELVKTNRYSVSYFQDYFNNKNETVVLDTKNLVEVYNEEKLIKEKELPTEEVVWKSYQDFKRNRDAVHEFEVELNLNQIEEVVDDGMYIKVQFGIRQEGLIFVPNIQINMEEEKVKVFIRETSSYYVYHKDLAEKNRFIKGKTLIRQFNLQYEPQYMYRRIPLSKIKEKIEQLDFLISAENSPNDFEDITNDFIAQISYLENMIEQVQNRIDDLTSLEEVLLNNTTNSSNNLANSIQGKSSVDTIEKDLYRYKGKIETLKEQHREAINLFEMFNKTIKKYKKKQNMKSIEENEIHLE
- a CDS encoding site-specific integrase yields the protein MYYVTKTNSKGQPLYQVVEKYKDPLTGKWKSVTVSYTKNTSRARKQAEREVLDKIDRLTTSFESQFSPELITTFGELKENWFQTWCVSVKPQTIQRELLVIKRLGKIIGDDFLLDRITPLLMKNSLNKYLEMYDASPSTMTHIKSTCNKIFNHGVLYNVIKFSPMTAVKLDISLEKRRKAKERHDSKFLEIHELHAFFDVLRQCRNANYYDLAIVLLLTGIRISEAAFLPSDIDFEKGILHIDKALQYHCLKVEQFHFDTTKTLNSIREVALPEAASEAIKRAIQRNKEFDAYMEKHPCPAFTHSESVFRTEYGSPITSSTFRQILKRIEGKLLTNCLSDYGFKWVKHVTPHSFRHMHISYLQSNEMHIAVKDIMTRVGHANFETTMGYTHNINRSQENTVKALNQFVENHNFHFEELKSYTCKYSRMIEKFIETSDNSNKVELSVDEFKDLLHLSPRYSPKNIVSNLLLKIKKDIVKYHPQFDIKIVKSSENQIRGFSIAW